A stretch of Halichondria panicea chromosome 1, odHalPani1.1, whole genome shotgun sequence DNA encodes these proteins:
- the LOC135342493 gene encoding DNA primase large subunit-like: MRFRELLGFSERAEFFNSYKDDFNFDVVSREVSELKDEELNFYRDSPDSFYIVPFADALDLVQSRQVVIKSGAVYISVNNEEMIARLVCNKFRQKLSEELVKTRNHLPVVDDDERIAPMLKTIKHRYLGEDFSSVGENLQGSISLAQIDFRRFVCLEAVLSSLYETLRKEHHLRHFGRLQYGLFLKSIGLTLDQAMAFWRAEFVKKMEPEKFEKQYAYNVRHSYGKEGKRANYTPYSCLKIILSNNPGQGDHHGCPFRHWDDSHIRQMLTTHGVSHKGVTNITAYLKDDHYQLACQKYYEITHAIEAAPFSLEHPSQYFRESRMQRGHTGGKQETRLPTVKTEVKAEDDFCGDISIQDMQNFEEEMDQF, from the exons ATGAGATTTAGAGAATTGTTAGGGTTTTCCGAGCGAGCAGAGTTCTTTAACAGCTACAAAGATGACTTCAACTTTGATGTTGTCAGCAGGGAAGTCAGTGAG CTGAAGGATGAAGAACTGAATTTCTATCGAGATAGTCCTGACAGCTTCTACATTGTACCATTTGCTGACGCCCTGGACTTGGTTCAGAGCAGACAAGTGGTCATCAAGAGT GGCGCTGTGTACATATCCGTCAACAATGAGGAAATGATTGCTCGTTTGGTGTGCAACAAGTTCAGACAGAAGCTTTCTGAGGAACTAGTG AAGACCCGTAACCACCTACCAGTGGTGGATGATGATGAGAGGATTGCCCCCATGCTCAAGACCATCAAACATCGCTACCTTGGTGAGGACTTCTCCAGTGTGGGAGAGAATCTGCAGGGAAGCATCTCACTGGCCCAGATTGACTTC CGTAGatttgtgt GTCTTGAAGCAGTCCTTTCCTCCCTGTATGAGACCCTGCGCAAAGAACACCATCTGAGACACTTCGGTCGTCTACAGTACGGACTGTTCCTCAAGAGCATTGGACTCACACTGGACCAAGCTATGGCCTTCTGGAGAGCAGAGTTTGTCAAGAAAATGGAACCAGAGAAG TTTGAGAAGCAGTATGCATACAATGTGAGACACAGCTATGGTAAAGAGGGCAAGAGGGCCAACTACACTCCCTACAGTTGCCTCAAAATCATTCTCTCCAACAATCCAGGCCAAGGAGACCATCACG ggtgtCCTTTTCGTCACTGGGATGATAGTCACATTCGACAGATGCTCACCACTCATGGAGTTTCACATAAAGGAGTCACTAACATCACCGCCTATCTGAAGGATGACCACTACCAACTAGCCTGTCAGAAATACTATGAGATCACTCATGCT ATTGAAGCTGCCCCTTTCAGTTTGGAGCACCCCTCTCAGTATTTCCGGGAGAGCCGAATGCAGCGTGGGCACACTGGTGGTAAACAAGAGACAAGACTGCCAACTGTAAAGACTGAAGTGAAAGCAGAGGATGATTTTTGTGGAGATATATCAATTCAAGACATGCAGAACTTTGAAGAAGAAATGGACCAATTCTAG